A window from Prosthecochloris marina encodes these proteins:
- the miaA gene encoding tRNA (adenosine(37)-N6)-dimethylallyltransferase MiaA, whose translation MTSCNTSSENKPVLVITGPTASGKSALAHTAAKNLKAEIISADSRQIFRGMDIGTAKPSAIMLEEIPYHFINEKEIDEEYNAGDFASDATRRIRSILEKGNNAIVVGGSTLYIEGLLCGFADLPAKNPQIRRELEKELKTSGKNALYQRLQSIDPEQAATLDPSKTQRLVRSLEIITITGKTVTELQTAAKKRFHSITFVPLALSLPRKELYERINKRTDEMMASGLLAEAEKLHNLYRKDKTGHTFNALETVGYKELFQYFEGKHSLETAVELIKQHTRNYAKRQLTFFRNRLDVKWIAAPRDKESLHQLAHELVHHFFCH comes from the coding sequence ATGACCAGCTGCAATACATCGTCAGAAAACAAACCGGTTTTAGTGATCACCGGGCCGACAGCTTCTGGAAAATCCGCTCTGGCCCATACTGCAGCCAAAAATCTCAAAGCCGAAATCATATCAGCGGACTCACGACAGATTTTCCGCGGAATGGATATCGGCACAGCCAAACCTTCGGCAATCATGCTCGAAGAAATACCCTATCATTTTATCAACGAAAAAGAGATCGACGAAGAATATAATGCCGGCGACTTCGCTTCCGATGCAACCCGACGCATCCGATCTATCCTTGAAAAAGGAAATAATGCCATAGTTGTCGGCGGTTCGACACTCTATATCGAAGGCCTTCTTTGTGGCTTCGCCGATCTTCCGGCAAAAAATCCACAAATCAGACGTGAACTCGAGAAAGAGCTGAAAACATCGGGAAAGAATGCTCTCTATCAACGCTTGCAATCAATCGATCCTGAACAAGCGGCAACCCTCGATCCATCGAAAACTCAACGCCTCGTCAGGAGCCTTGAAATCATAACTATAACCGGAAAAACCGTTACCGAACTCCAAACTGCAGCAAAAAAACGTTTCCATTCCATCACATTCGTTCCGCTTGCCCTCTCATTGCCAAGAAAAGAACTCTATGAACGAATTAACAAGCGTACTGATGAAATGATGGCATCGGGGCTGCTCGCTGAAGCAGAAAAGCTCCACAATCTTTATAGAAAAGATAAAACCGGTCACACTTTCAATGCTCTGGAGACCGTTGGCTACAAGGAACTTTTCCAATATTTCGAAGGAAAGCACTCTCTGGAAACAGCTGTTGAACTCATCAAACAGCATACTCGCAACTACGCCAAACGACAGCTGACTTTTTTTAGAAACAGGCTCGACGTCAAATGGATAGCCGCACCGCGGGATAAAGAAAGTCTACACCAACTGGCGCATGAATTGGTTCACCATTTTTTTTGCCACTAA
- the cfa gene encoding cyclopropane fatty acyl phospholipid synthase: MFDTQFKRQVENLLEPAGISINGTNAWDIRVHDSRLFQRILAHGNLGFGEAYMDAWWDCDAIDELFFRILHNRINKKIATFGIFASSLAGRIFNLQVPSRAFTVGERHYNTGNDLFSLMLDTGMNYSCAYWGNCNNLEQAQQKKLQLIFDKLRLKPGMKVLDIGCGWGGAALYAAKHYGVNVTGITVSNKQAQFAQQFCNDPSVSIKLCDYRSLNDKYDRIYSIGMFEHVGYKNYRHYFEVIDRCLAKDGLCLIHTIGGNEQSTSTDPWISKYIFPNSMIPAASQITGAYEGIFVLEDWHVFAHDYYLTLKSWHQNVQKNLEKLNQQYSERFFRMWKYYLLSCAGAFRARKLQIWQILLSPQGIKGLYRVPR; this comes from the coding sequence ATGTTTGACACACAGTTCAAACGACAGGTAGAAAATCTTCTCGAGCCTGCAGGCATTTCTATCAACGGAACAAATGCCTGGGATATCAGGGTTCATGATAGCAGGCTCTTCCAGCGCATTCTTGCCCATGGAAACCTTGGTTTCGGTGAGGCATATATGGACGCCTGGTGGGATTGTGATGCTATTGATGAATTGTTTTTCAGAATCCTGCACAATCGAATCAACAAAAAAATCGCCACTTTCGGGATTTTTGCCAGCTCACTTGCAGGGCGCATTTTCAACCTTCAAGTTCCCTCCAGAGCATTTACCGTAGGCGAGCGACATTACAATACCGGCAACGACCTTTTTTCCCTTATGCTGGATACCGGCATGAATTACAGCTGTGCTTACTGGGGAAACTGTAACAACCTCGAACAAGCCCAACAGAAAAAACTGCAACTGATATTCGATAAACTGAGGCTCAAGCCCGGTATGAAGGTTCTCGACATAGGATGCGGCTGGGGTGGTGCAGCGCTTTATGCAGCAAAACATTATGGGGTCAACGTAACCGGAATCACCGTCTCGAACAAACAGGCACAGTTTGCACAGCAGTTTTGCAATGACCCGTCGGTTTCAATCAAACTCTGTGATTATCGTTCCCTTAACGACAAATACGATCGGATTTATTCAATCGGCATGTTCGAACATGTTGGCTATAAAAATTATCGTCACTATTTCGAAGTTATTGACCGATGCCTTGCAAAGGATGGGCTTTGTCTGATTCATACTATAGGAGGGAACGAACAGTCTACCTCAACGGACCCCTGGATAAGCAAGTATATTTTTCCTAACTCGATGATTCCGGCCGCCAGTCAGATAACTGGCGCATATGAGGGAATATTCGTTCTGGAAGACTGGCATGTATTTGCTCATGATTACTACCTTACATTGAAATCATGGCATCAAAACGTACAAAAAAACCTTGAAAAACTGAATCAACAGTATAGCGAAAGGTTTTTCAGAATGTGGAAGTATTATCTCCTCAGTTGCGCAGGAGCATTCCGAGCACGGAAGCTTCAGATATGGCAAATTTTGCTCTCGCCGCAGGGCATAAAAGGCCTCTACCGCGTCCCGCGGTAG
- a CDS encoding exo-beta-N-acetylmuramidase NamZ domain-containing protein — protein sequence MSLRDVYIAFLFFFCTLCVSQTLHAQSLQYGIDVLDADRCRDLQGKRVALITNKAGITVDGEPDYRVFLRHGLDLKYLMAPEHGFHNVVAAGMRVKDEKLDNELEVYSLYGSQKKPDVELLKSSVDVLVFNLQDVGARCYTYISTMRYAMEACQEAGVSFMVLDRPNPLGPVPAGGFMLDSDYVSFVGMVPVPFIHAMTVGEIALFLKKRFYPDLRLQVVAMEGYDRRRFLDDYPEVRFVSPSPNIRGLETVLVYPATVFLEGTNVSEGRGTQFPFRQFGAPFINADFLKKELQRFKLPGVSFQAVQFIPSSGKFQGLRCSGVRLEVTDRLVFEPFRTGIAIVLSLQKLYPGLFDLNTNGQFFDKLAGGPLFRKMVLSGRSLEEILAASRLQVHVFEEAYPDRHIYE from the coding sequence ATGAGTTTGAGAGATGTTTACATCGCTTTCCTGTTTTTTTTCTGTACGCTTTGCGTGTCGCAGACGCTTCATGCCCAGTCTTTGCAGTATGGCATCGATGTGCTCGATGCCGACCGTTGCCGTGATCTACAGGGAAAAAGAGTTGCTCTCATTACCAACAAGGCTGGAATAACTGTTGACGGGGAACCTGACTACAGGGTTTTTCTGCGTCATGGCCTGGACCTTAAATATCTTATGGCGCCGGAGCATGGCTTTCATAATGTTGTTGCTGCAGGCATGAGAGTGAAAGATGAAAAGCTCGATAACGAGCTCGAGGTCTATTCACTGTACGGTTCCCAAAAAAAGCCTGATGTAGAGCTGTTGAAAAGTAGCGTCGATGTGCTTGTTTTCAATCTCCAGGATGTCGGGGCCCGCTGCTATACCTATATTTCAACAATGCGTTATGCCATGGAAGCCTGTCAGGAGGCCGGAGTTTCCTTTATGGTTCTTGATCGTCCCAACCCTCTTGGACCGGTTCCGGCCGGTGGTTTCATGCTCGATTCGGACTATGTCTCTTTCGTCGGTATGGTTCCAGTCCCTTTTATTCATGCTATGACGGTCGGTGAGATTGCTCTTTTCCTGAAAAAGCGGTTCTATCCAGACCTTCGCCTTCAGGTGGTTGCAATGGAAGGGTATGACCGTCGACGTTTTCTGGATGATTATCCCGAAGTGCGCTTTGTATCCCCTTCACCAAATATACGTGGTCTTGAAACAGTGCTTGTTTATCCTGCTACGGTATTTCTCGAAGGCACCAATGTCAGTGAAGGAAGAGGTACGCAGTTTCCGTTCAGGCAGTTCGGGGCTCCTTTCATTAATGCAGATTTTCTCAAAAAAGAGCTTCAACGTTTCAAACTGCCGGGAGTTTCGTTTCAGGCGGTGCAGTTTATTCCTTCATCAGGAAAGTTTCAAGGGCTACGCTGCAGTGGTGTTCGGCTGGAGGTAACCGATCGACTTGTTTTTGAGCCTTTCAGGACCGGTATAGCAATTGTATTGTCTCTGCAGAAACTCTATCCAGGGCTGTTTGATCTGAATACGAACGGTCAGTTTTTCGATAAGCTTGCAGGAGGGCCGCTTTTCCGCAAGATGGTTCTTTCCGGTCGCTCCCTTGAAGAGATTCTTGCTGCGTCAAGGTTGCAGGTGCATGTGTTTGAGGAAGCCTATCCCGACCGGCATATTTATGAATAG
- a CDS encoding PSP1 domain-containing protein, whose amino-acid sequence MSNVICSCTLGDYARVRLHLSRMLHREIEQLYNDVDEEGGNICEVELKCCRREFYVNPTDEKPEVGKAVIVEADGGHDYGIVYSTGVIAAKKMKLKGFDEKKDKLDTIIRFAEESDTEQFRLVRKREPEIRDVCLSKIKGHGLDMKLVDVELRLDQQKVTVFYTATHRVDFRALVRDLASEFKARIQMVQITTREEARRANSFGACGCVLCCSSWIQKIHANPFAEKQQASEYSHGDNHAHNVIGQCNRPKCCLGYSKNEKCSKNRSSDNYPPLGSRVTTADGTAIIESINPAKKEIILRYPADGKEVLISLKEFTSMFVKK is encoded by the coding sequence ATGAGTAATGTAATATGCAGCTGTACGTTAGGTGACTATGCCAGGGTGCGGTTACATCTTTCTCGGATGTTGCATCGTGAGATCGAGCAGCTATACAACGATGTCGATGAGGAGGGTGGCAACATATGTGAAGTTGAACTCAAATGTTGCCGTCGTGAATTTTATGTAAACCCTACTGACGAGAAGCCGGAAGTCGGCAAAGCGGTTATAGTAGAGGCGGATGGAGGACATGACTATGGGATTGTTTATTCGACAGGGGTCATTGCAGCCAAAAAAATGAAGCTGAAAGGCTTCGATGAAAAAAAAGACAAGCTGGATACGATCATCCGTTTTGCGGAGGAGAGTGATACCGAGCAATTCCGCCTGGTTCGAAAGCGGGAACCTGAGATTCGTGATGTGTGTTTGTCGAAAATCAAGGGACACGGGCTTGATATGAAGCTGGTTGACGTAGAGTTACGACTGGATCAGCAAAAAGTGACGGTTTTTTATACGGCGACACACAGGGTTGATTTCCGTGCTCTTGTAAGAGATCTTGCCAGTGAATTCAAGGCAAGGATTCAAATGGTTCAGATCACTACACGAGAGGAAGCCCGCAGAGCTAACAGCTTTGGTGCCTGTGGCTGTGTTTTGTGCTGTTCCAGCTGGATACAGAAAATTCATGCAAATCCTTTTGCCGAAAAACAGCAGGCTTCCGAATATTCCCACGGTGACAACCATGCCCATAATGTTATCGGCCAGTGTAACCGTCCGAAGTGTTGTCTGGGTTATTCGAAAAATGAAAAATGCTCGAAGAACAGAAGTTCTGACAATTATCCTCCGCTGGGAAGTAGGGTCACAACAGCTGACGGTACGGCAATCATTGAAAGTATCAATCCAGCAAAAAAGGAAATTATCCTTCGCTATCCTGCAGACGGAAAAGAGGTGCTGATATCGTTGAAGGAGTTTACATCGATGTTTGTCAAGAAGTAA
- a CDS encoding lysophospholipid acyltransferase family protein, with the protein MLTVRRSRAYTKWFGWYSRRQFKRHFHAVRVSVPPETLGMQAHYPVIFYCNHAYWWDGFWSQLCTEEFFSQNLYIIIEYQQLVKHRFFTRLGAFSIDRSNPRSAVYTLDYAAERLTQKSNRQNALWVFPQGLIEHVDKRPVLFFNGTSSIASRVLQKTKKIYLVSVVSRIEYLEDQRPDLFLSFNTPELIGPNDYFGHKALTDHMQDSTARHLSLLKEKIIAGDIDDLPILVKGTESINIKVDRLRRLVGLRG; encoded by the coding sequence ATGTTGACAGTCCGTCGAAGCAGAGCGTATACCAAATGGTTTGGCTGGTACTCCCGGCGGCAGTTCAAAAGGCATTTTCATGCTGTGAGGGTTTCGGTTCCGCCAGAAACCCTCGGCATGCAGGCTCATTATCCGGTTATTTTTTACTGCAATCATGCTTACTGGTGGGACGGGTTTTGGTCACAGCTTTGTACTGAAGAGTTTTTCAGTCAGAATCTCTATATCATTATCGAATATCAACAGCTCGTCAAACATCGTTTTTTTACCCGCCTGGGTGCTTTTTCCATCGATCGCTCCAACCCGAGAAGCGCCGTTTATACTCTTGATTATGCTGCGGAACGTCTTACGCAGAAAAGTAACAGGCAGAACGCCTTGTGGGTTTTTCCGCAGGGACTGATCGAACATGTTGACAAGCGACCCGTTCTTTTTTTTAACGGTACCTCTTCGATTGCTTCGCGTGTACTTCAGAAAACCAAAAAAATATATCTGGTTTCAGTTGTTAGCCGGATTGAATATCTTGAGGACCAGAGACCCGATTTATTCCTTTCATTTAATACGCCGGAACTTATCGGGCCGAATGATTATTTCGGTCATAAGGCTTTGACAGATCATATGCAGGATAGTACCGCCAGGCATCTTTCATTGCTGAAAGAGAAAATAATTGCCGGAGATATCGATGATTTGCCGATTTTAGTTAAAGGAACTGAATCTATAAACATAAAAGTAGATCGATTAAGGAGACTTGTCGGATTGAGAGGGTAA
- a CDS encoding pyridoxal phosphate-dependent aminotransferase, with protein MSINSLPEERYLTRRVLSMQESQTMKISGLAKQMKAEGKDIISLSAGEPDFPTPDFVAEAGIDAIKAGFTRYTANAGIPELKKAIVEKFKRDNGLDVTPDQIIVSNGGKQTLANTLLALCEEGDEVIIPAPFWVSFPEMVRLSGAEPVIVPTTIDSGYKMKPEQLEAAITERTKVLILNSPSNPSGAVYSENEVRALMAVLEGREIFVISDEMYDQIVYGPVTPFSPARVSGMRDWVIISNGVSKTYSMTGWRIGFLAGPKWLIDACGKIQSQTTSNANSIAQKAAVAALTGDQRIIEERRLEFEKRRDYMYKALNEIPGITATLPDGAFYIFPSIAGLLGKSFGGKEMNSSADVAEYLLVDHYVATVPGEAFGAPENLRLSYAASIGELEEAVGRISKAFE; from the coding sequence ATGAGTATAAACAGTTTGCCTGAAGAACGATATCTCACCCGTCGGGTTTTGAGTATGCAGGAATCGCAAACCATGAAAATAAGCGGACTTGCAAAACAAATGAAGGCTGAAGGCAAAGATATTATCAGCTTGTCTGCTGGTGAGCCCGATTTTCCTACGCCTGATTTTGTGGCAGAGGCGGGTATCGATGCTATAAAAGCCGGATTTACGCGTTATACGGCCAATGCCGGTATTCCCGAACTTAAAAAGGCTATCGTTGAGAAGTTCAAACGGGACAACGGTCTCGACGTTACTCCGGATCAGATTATAGTCAGCAATGGGGGTAAGCAGACCTTGGCGAACACACTTCTTGCATTGTGTGAAGAGGGGGATGAGGTTATCATTCCTGCACCTTTCTGGGTGAGTTTTCCCGAGATGGTCAGGCTTTCTGGGGCTGAGCCGGTTATTGTCCCCACTACGATCGATTCCGGTTACAAAATGAAGCCGGAGCAACTCGAAGCTGCTATTACCGAACGAACGAAAGTGCTGATACTTAATTCTCCTTCGAATCCGTCAGGTGCCGTGTATTCGGAAAATGAGGTCAGGGCGTTGATGGCGGTACTGGAAGGTCGTGAGATTTTTGTGATTTCCGACGAAATGTATGACCAGATTGTTTACGGGCCGGTCACGCCGTTTTCTCCTGCAAGGGTTTCCGGAATGCGTGATTGGGTTATAATCAGCAACGGTGTGTCGAAGACCTATTCAATGACCGGGTGGCGCATCGGTTTTCTTGCAGGGCCGAAATGGTTGATCGATGCTTGTGGAAAAATACAGTCCCAAACCACTTCGAATGCCAATTCGATTGCACAGAAAGCAGCCGTTGCCGCGCTTACCGGCGACCAGCGGATTATTGAAGAACGGAGGCTGGAGTTTGAGAAGCGCCGGGATTATATGTATAAAGCCCTCAATGAGATTCCGGGAATAACCGCAACACTTCCGGATGGGGCTTTTTATATTTTTCCTTCAATCGCAGGTTTGCTGGGAAAATCGTTCGGTGGAAAAGAGATGAACAGTTCGGCAGACGTGGCGGAATATCTTCTTGTTGATCATTATGTCGCAACAGTGCCTGGTGAGGCTTTCGGGGCTCCTGAAAACCTTCGGTTATCGTATGCAGCTTCGATCGGTGAGCTCGAAGAGGCTGTTGGCAGGATCAGCAAAGCGTTTGAGTAA
- a CDS encoding Maf family protein, producing MSKLNIVLASQSPRRRELLELMQIPFTAIAADIDETFNPDLPVTRNIMDIAEKKARAVIKKLTKSTADTVILGADTTVVFGNKPLGKPSGREEAYAMLAELQGTSHKVMTGFALLQGTLCHTDYATTLVEFSPMTGKEINHYIDTQQPFDKAGAYGIQDPFMSCFIRRIEGCYYNVVGLPLSHIYSVMRTMGLV from the coding sequence ATGTCCAAGCTGAATATTGTCCTCGCCTCTCAGTCACCACGCCGCCGGGAACTTCTCGAGTTGATGCAAATACCGTTCACTGCCATAGCGGCAGACATCGACGAAACCTTTAATCCTGATCTCCCGGTTACCCGGAATATCATGGACATCGCAGAAAAAAAAGCACGCGCCGTAATAAAAAAACTCACAAAGAGCACTGCAGACACCGTCATACTCGGAGCCGATACAACAGTAGTTTTTGGCAACAAACCTCTGGGCAAACCTTCTGGGCGCGAAGAGGCATATGCAATGCTTGCAGAGCTTCAGGGAACCTCCCACAAGGTCATGACAGGCTTCGCTTTGCTTCAGGGAACGCTTTGTCATACCGATTACGCAACGACCCTTGTCGAGTTCTCCCCGATGACCGGAAAAGAGATAAACCATTACATTGACACGCAACAACCATTCGACAAAGCAGGTGCGTACGGGATCCAGGACCCCTTCATGTCTTGCTTTATCCGGCGTATAGAAGGCTGTTATTATAATGTGGTAGGTCTACCCTTATCACACATTTATTCTGTCATGCGCACAATGGGATTGGTATAA
- the metG gene encoding methionine--tRNA ligase, producing the protein MNNHLKRTLVTTALPYANGPVHLGHLAGVYLPADIYVRFKRLQGEDIVHIGGSDEHGVPITITADKEGISPQDVVDRYHSMNLDAFERCGISFDFYGRTSSEGHLRTAQEFFREINSKEIFVKKKERHFFDPQTKRFLSDRYVTGTCPICGYPEANGDQCEQCGTHLSPRELIDPRSKLSDEVPELRETLHWYFPLGRFQGQLEDYVNSHTADWRTNVLNYTATWLKQGLADRAITRDLHWGVPVPVDNDEARGKVLYVWFDAVLGYISFTREWSEKRGTPELWREYWQNPDCRIVHFIGKDNVVFHTLMFPAILMAWNEGRDKDVYSLADNVPASEFMNFEGRKFSKSRNYAVYLGEFLDKFPADTLRYTIAMNYPENKDSDFSWQDFQNRTNGELADTLGNFIKRSIDFTNTKFNGEVPYECAMEDWLALGIDWEDCFGRLEKAYEEFRFRDVATLTMQIARAANRFLTDSEPWKVLKTNPDAAARTMSLSVNLCYTLSIAWYPVIPHTANRIYTMLGFSETLDDALKNGNASWDMAKSPQLKRGHRLSEQSEILFRKIEDKDIAPELEKIEHLLAEVERKEEAAKKSMCFKPEISFDDFLGVDLRVATVTACEKVKKADKLLKLQLKVGSQNRQVLAGVAQSYSPESIIGKNVVLVANLAERKIRGELSQGMILAVEGNDGKLNLVEVSGSGINGKNVQ; encoded by the coding sequence ATGAACAACCATTTAAAGCGAACGCTTGTCACGACGGCTCTTCCATATGCAAACGGTCCTGTGCATCTTGGTCATTTGGCGGGCGTTTATCTGCCTGCAGATATTTATGTTCGTTTCAAGCGGCTGCAGGGTGAAGATATCGTCCATATAGGTGGCTCTGACGAGCATGGCGTGCCCATTACCATTACTGCGGATAAAGAAGGCATTTCTCCTCAGGATGTTGTTGACCGTTACCATAGCATGAATCTCGATGCCTTCGAACGATGCGGTATTTCCTTTGACTTTTATGGCAGAACATCATCCGAGGGGCATTTGCGGACAGCGCAGGAGTTTTTTCGGGAGATCAACTCAAAGGAAATTTTTGTCAAGAAGAAAGAGCGGCATTTCTTTGATCCACAAACAAAGAGGTTTCTTTCCGACCGTTATGTAACCGGAACCTGTCCGATCTGTGGCTATCCGGAGGCAAACGGTGACCAGTGTGAGCAATGTGGTACTCATTTAAGTCCACGGGAACTGATTGATCCCAGAAGCAAGCTCTCGGATGAGGTTCCCGAGTTGCGTGAAACATTGCACTGGTATTTTCCGCTCGGAAGGTTTCAGGGGCAGCTTGAGGACTATGTAAACAGCCATACAGCGGATTGGCGCACCAATGTGCTGAACTATACCGCTACTTGGTTGAAACAAGGGCTGGCTGACAGAGCGATCACAAGGGATCTTCACTGGGGGGTTCCTGTTCCTGTCGACAATGACGAGGCCAGGGGTAAAGTGCTGTATGTCTGGTTCGATGCAGTACTCGGGTATATTTCATTTACCCGTGAATGGTCTGAAAAACGCGGAACACCTGAGTTGTGGCGTGAATACTGGCAAAATCCCGATTGCCGGATCGTTCACTTTATCGGGAAGGACAATGTTGTTTTTCATACTCTTATGTTCCCGGCCATTCTTATGGCATGGAATGAAGGGAGGGATAAAGATGTGTATTCTCTTGCCGATAACGTTCCGGCATCTGAATTTATGAACTTCGAAGGGCGCAAGTTCTCCAAGTCGAGAAACTACGCGGTATATCTCGGAGAATTTCTCGACAAGTTTCCGGCCGATACGTTGCGTTATACCATTGCAATGAATTATCCCGAAAACAAGGACAGTGACTTCAGTTGGCAGGACTTTCAAAACAGGACCAACGGAGAGCTTGCCGATACGCTTGGAAATTTCATCAAACGTTCTATTGATTTTACCAATACCAAGTTCAATGGTGAAGTTCCGTACGAATGTGCAATGGAAGACTGGTTGGCACTCGGTATTGACTGGGAAGACTGTTTTGGCAGGCTTGAAAAAGCCTACGAGGAGTTTCGCTTCAGAGATGTTGCAACACTTACCATGCAGATAGCCCGTGCTGCAAACCGTTTTCTGACCGATTCCGAGCCCTGGAAAGTATTGAAAACAAACCCGGATGCAGCTGCCCGGACAATGTCGCTCTCGGTAAATCTCTGCTATACTCTTTCGATTGCGTGGTATCCTGTTATTCCTCATACCGCAAACCGAATCTATACCATGCTTGGTTTTTCGGAAACGCTCGATGATGCGTTGAAGAACGGCAATGCTTCCTGGGATATGGCAAAATCACCACAGTTGAAACGAGGTCACCGTTTGTCGGAACAGTCTGAAATTCTTTTTAGAAAGATAGAGGACAAAGATATTGCACCTGAGCTTGAAAAGATTGAGCATCTGCTTGCCGAAGTCGAGAGAAAAGAGGAGGCTGCGAAAAAGAGTATGTGTTTCAAGCCGGAAATCAGTTTCGATGATTTTCTCGGTGTCGATCTTCGTGTTGCCACGGTTACAGCATGTGAAAAAGTGAAAAAAGCCGATAAGCTTCTCAAATTGCAGTTGAAGGTCGGTTCACAAAATCGCCAGGTTCTTGCAGGTGTCGCGCAATCATATTCTCCTGAATCCATTATCGGGAAAAATGTCGTACTCGTTGCTAATCTTGCTGAAAGAAAGATCAGGGGTGAACTATCTCAGGGGATGATTCTCGCTGTTGAAGGCAACGATGGCAAATTGAACCTTGTTGAAGTGAGCGGATCGGGAATAAATGGGAAAAATGTACAATAA
- a CDS encoding sterol desaturase family protein, whose translation MDTVTLSYLTTAAGGLLLWFLEGFIPFFSGRESRGKHAGLNLSIAGLNLLILLPSGIMMAFALEQSKAVWSGVKALELPFFLETLLVILLIDLWMYFWHRINHEIDFFWRFHSIHHSDPSMDVTTAWRFHYVEIVLSELLRFPVFILIGAGIEDLILYSMLMTPVIEFHHSNVSIPSSVDRLLRIIIPTPLMHRVHHSVTRSEHDSNYGSMLSLWDRLFGSFRLKKDVKSMTIGLDNESAPEQQRLFALLARPFHN comes from the coding sequence ATGGATACCGTAACACTTTCTTACTTAACCACCGCTGCCGGCGGTCTTTTACTCTGGTTTCTCGAAGGCTTTATCCCGTTTTTCAGCGGTAGAGAATCCCGAGGCAAACATGCCGGGTTAAATCTATCCATTGCAGGCCTCAACCTTTTAATTCTTCTTCCAAGCGGTATCATGATGGCTTTTGCTCTTGAACAGTCAAAAGCCGTATGGTCGGGAGTTAAAGCTCTGGAACTTCCATTTTTTCTTGAAACCCTGTTGGTCATTCTGCTTATCGATCTCTGGATGTATTTCTGGCACAGAATCAATCATGAAATCGATTTTTTCTGGCGGTTTCACTCGATCCACCACAGTGACCCGTCTATGGATGTCACAACCGCATGGCGGTTTCATTACGTTGAAATAGTGTTGTCGGAGTTGCTTCGTTTTCCTGTTTTCATCCTTATCGGTGCGGGCATCGAGGATCTTATTCTTTACTCGATGTTGATGACACCTGTGATTGAATTTCATCACAGTAACGTCAGTATTCCCTCTTCAGTTGACAGATTATTACGGATTATTATACCTACCCCCTTGATGCATCGCGTACACCATTCGGTTACACGCTCGGAACACGATTCAAACTACGGAAGCATGCTCTCTCTCTGGGATAGACTGTTTGGAAGTTTCAGATTGAAAAAGGACGTAAAAAGCATGACAATCGGTCTCGATAACGAAAGCGCCCCTGAACAACAACGTCTTTTTGCTTTACTGGCAAGACCTTTTCACAATTGA
- a CDS encoding STAS domain-containing protein, translating into MKHSVSKRKDLIILKIEETVFDVRHARAFGQSIDKVLESKGKKNMIIDFSFVKAIDSCGISSMLLAHRKANQSEGLAIFVSLCQQIKDLLKLSGLDKQLYIFTSLNEVMTLIDSSGKGKKSPKKTTRTKAPALPANCEECDMELISSSGFNNEEEIMEKPVKIEEKTSQQAIPSPKRGRPKKHLPPSIRNQE; encoded by the coding sequence ATGAAACATTCAGTATCAAAACGCAAAGATCTGATTATTCTTAAAATTGAAGAAACAGTCTTTGACGTTCGGCATGCACGAGCTTTCGGTCAATCAATTGACAAGGTTCTTGAGAGCAAAGGGAAAAAAAATATGATTATCGATTTTTCCTTTGTCAAAGCAATCGATTCATGCGGTATCAGTTCGATGCTTCTTGCCCACCGAAAAGCAAACCAGTCTGAGGGACTTGCAATTTTCGTCTCACTCTGTCAACAGATAAAAGATCTCCTGAAGCTTTCCGGACTGGACAAGCAACTTTACATTTTCACCTCTCTCAACGAGGTCATGACTTTGATCGACTCGTCAGGGAAAGGCAAAAAAAGCCCTAAAAAAACAACCCGTACCAAAGCACCGGCTCTACCGGCAAACTGTGAGGAGTGTGATATGGAGTTGATCTCTTCGTCTGGCTTCAACAATGAAGAAGAAATCATGGAGAAACCTGTAAAAATCGAAGAAAAAACATCCCAACAGGCTATCCCCTCCCCAAAAAGAGGACGCCCTAAAAAGCATCTTCCTCCCTCCATTCGGAATCAAGAGTAA